Proteins encoded within one genomic window of Fragaria vesca subsp. vesca linkage group LG1, FraVesHawaii_1.0, whole genome shotgun sequence:
- the LOC101290901 gene encoding uncharacterized protein LOC101290901, whose protein sequence is MLQTCEPHELWTKSDRLRSRLSSHSISSISPRLLIKKSFAYHKMPQQPLNLSVIKLDGSTFDVQVSRMATVAKLIEAVKDVFDQSANDDEVISWSHVWGHFCLCYNGKKLLDYKAYIRVIGIKDGDQLRFVRHLSANSL, encoded by the exons ATGTTGCAAACTTGTGAACCGCATGAGTTGTGGACGAAGTCGGATAGACTCCGCTCTCGTCTCTCATCCCATTCAATCTCATCAATTTCGCCTCGGCTGCTTATCAAGAAGAGCTTTGCTTACCACAAGATGCCTCAGCAGCCTCTTAACCTCTCTGTTATCAAATTGGACGGCTCTACCTTCG ACGTGCAAGTTTCAAGGATGGCAACGGTGGCCAAACTAATAGAGGCCGTGAAAGATGTTTTTGATCAGTCAGCAAATGATGATGAAGTGATTTCATG GTCGCATGTCTGGGGTCATTTTTGCTTATGTTACAATGGCAAGAAGCTACTTGATTACAAGGCATATATTAGAGTCATTGGAATCAAAGATGGCGATCAG CTTCGTTTTGTTCGGCATCTATCAGCTAATAGCTTATGA
- the LOC101310927 gene encoding probable receptor-like protein kinase At5g15080-like — MEKKCGCWAVLRRGVSGSCKSSASKDSANSIPRTSLVYDAATETRYLNASNRDLLPPNEAQLSSDTPNPPPSDEKPTRQLLQFSFQELKSATGNFRPDSILGEGGFGFVFKGWIEENGTAPAKPGSGITVAVKSLKPDGLQGHREWVAEVDFLGQLHHPNLVKLIGYCIEDDQRLLVYEFMTRGSLENHLFRRTIPLPWSNRIKIALGAAKGLAFLHNGQEPVIYRDFKTSNILLDSEYTAKLSDFGLAKAGPQGDKTHVSTRVVGTYGYAAPEYVMTGHLTSKSDVYSFGVVLLEILTGRRSMDKKRPSGEQNLVSWARPYLTDKRKLFLLVDPRLELNYSIKGVHKVSQLAYDCLHRDPKSRPTMDEVVRVLTPLQDLNDLAIMSHHARLSQQARRKKKPDHHGSQQQLAFTHSKSIRASPLNTGKQQRR, encoded by the exons ATGGAGAAGAAGTGTGGGTGTTGGGCTGTTCTCAGACGCGGTGTTAGTGGTTCCTGCAAGTCCTCTGCTTCTAAAGATTCTGCTAACTCTATTCCTCGTACCAGTCTTGTGTATGATGCAG CAACTGAAACCAGGTATCTAAATGCTAGTAATAGAGACCTCTTGCCCCCTAATGAAGCACAACTATCCTCAGATACTCCCAATCCACCACCATCAGATGAGAAGCCTACTCGCCAGTTGCTCCAATTCAGTTTTCAGGAGCTGAAATCTGCAACCGGGAACTTCAGACCTGATAGCATTCTTGGGGAAGGTGGATTTGGATTCGTCTTCAAAGGATGGATAGAGGAAAATGGAACAGCACCAGCAAAGCCTGGGTCAGGGATTACAGTAGCAGTTAAAAGCTTAAAGCCAGATGGTCTCCAAGGCCATAGAGAATGGGTG GCTGAGGTCGACTTTCTAGGACAGCTCCACCATCCAAATCTTGTAAAGCTTATTGGGTACTGCATTGAAGATGATCAACGGTTGCTTGTTTATGAGTTTATGACTCGTGGGAGTCTTGAAAATCATCTCTTCAGAA GGACTATACCTCTGCCATGGTCCAATAGGATTAAGATTGCACTTGGTGCAGCAAAAGGGTTGGCCTTTCTCCATAATGGTCAAGAACCAGTCATTTATAGAGATTTTAAGACATCCAACATCCTGCTTGATTCG GAATACACTGCAAAGCTTTCAGATTTTGGTTTGGCTAAAGCTGGGCCGCAAGGAGACAAAACGCATGTTTCTACCAGGGTAGTTGGAACATATGGCTATGCCGCCCCAGAGTATGTAATGACTG GACACTTGACCTCTAAAAGCGATGTTTACAGCTTCGGCGTAGTTTTACTTGAAATTTTAACAGGAAGAAGATCGATGGACAAGAAACGCCCAAGTGGGGAACAAAACCTTGTCTCTTGGGCTAGGCCATATTTAACTGACAAGCGAAAGCTTTTTCTTCTTGTGGATCCTCGCTTGGAATTGAATTACTCCATCAAGGGGGTACACAAAGTCTCACAGTTGGCTTATGACTGCCTTCATAGGGACCCCAAATCTCGGCCTACAATGGATGAAGTAGTGAGGGTTCTTACTCCATTGCAAGATCTCAATGACCTTGCTATCATGTCTCACCATGCTCGTTTATCTCAACAAGCAAGACGCAAGAAGAAACCCGATCATCATGGAAGTCAACAGCAGCTGGCCTTCACCCACTCTAAGAGCATCAGAGCTTCTCCATTGAATACTGGAAAGCAGCAACGTCGATGA
- the LOC101311216 gene encoding uncharacterized protein LOC101311216, producing the protein MSAVVCGKRSSIFEEQLPSSTSPPVSSKRIRFSSSSSPVRFTTTSFAASSYSSSPLLDQLTAVFPDMDNQLLEKALEECGDDLDSAIRSLNELRLSSAANKARVASEANAQTQAQGAVAANGESSGNDDLSGQNNLPSQGADWVELFVREMMSASNMDDAKARASRVLEVLEKSICSRASTEAAQSFHQENMMLKEQMEALIQENTILKRTVSTQHERQKECEDRGQELQHLKQLVAQYQEQLRTLEVNNYALTMHLKQAQQSSSIPGRFHPDVF; encoded by the exons ATGTCTGCCGTAGTGTGCGGGAAGAGATCATCGATATTCGAAGAGCAGCTGCCGTCCTCTACTTCTCCTCCTGTTTCCTCTAAGAGAATCCGCTTTTCTTCTTCTTCGTCTCCGGTTCGCTTCACCACGACGTCGTTTGCTGCTTCTTCTTACTCTTCGTCGCCGCTTCTCGACCAGCTCACGGCCGTTTTCCCGGATATGGATAATCAG CTTCTGGAGAAAGCACTTGAAGAATGCGGTGATGATTTGGATTCAGCTATCAGAAGTTTGAATGAGCTGCGCTTGAGTTCTGCTGCAAATAAAGCTAGAGTAGCGTCAGAAGCAAATGCGCAAACCCAGGCACAAG GTGCAGTAGCGGCAAATGGAGAAAGTTCCGGTAACGATGATCTATCAGGTCAAAATAACCTGCCCTCGCAAGGAGCCGACTGGGTGGAGCTCTTTGTTAGAGAGATGATGAGTGCCTCCAATATGGATGATGCTAAAGCTCGTGCCTCAAGAGTGCTTGAGGTCTTGGAGAAATCCATCTGTTCACGTGCATCCACAGAGGCAGCCCAAAGCTTTCACCAG GAAAATATGATGCTGAAGGAACAAATGGAAGCTCTTATTCAGGAAAACACAATCCTGAAGCGAACTGTATCCACTCAGCATGAACGTCAAAAAGAGTGTGAAGATAGAGGGCAGGAACTGCAGCATCTTAAGCAACTGGTGGCCCAGTACCAGGAACAACTGAGAACTCTTGAG GTGAACAACTATGCACTTACGATGCACCTGAAGCAAGCTCAGCAAAGCAGCTCCATTCCAGGGCGGTTTCACCCTGATGTGTTCTAG